The Longimicrobium sp. genome contains a region encoding:
- a CDS encoding nucleotidyltransferase family protein yields the protein MKIEVPRERIEEFCRKWHVSELALFGSVLRDDFRPDSDVDVLVT from the coding sequence ATGAAGATCGAGGTCCCGCGCGAGCGGATCGAGGAGTTCTGCCGGAAGTGGCACGTGAGCGAGCTGGCGCTGTTCGGCTCCGTCCTGCGCGACGACTTCCGCCCGGACAGCGACGTGGACGTGCTGGTGACG